CGGACGATGGCACTCGCGGAGACCCTCCTCGAGGAGTGAGAGAACGGGATCGTTGCGACGGGAACCGTTACAGTTCCGTCGCGGCCGCGAGCGAGATGTCGATCGCGCGCCCGACGTTGTTCTTCGCCTTCTCGGGGAGTTCGTCGTCCTCGGTGTCGGTCCCCTTCTGGGTGCCCTCGACGAGGTTTCCGTCGACGGTACAGATCGCCCCTGCCCTGAGTCCCCGCCGGCGAGCCAGCGAGAAGACGGCGGCGGCCTCCATCTCGACCGAGAGCAGTCCGGCCTCCTCCCAGTCCGCGACGTATTCGTCGGTCTCGGCGTAGTAGGCGTCGTCGGAGGCGATCGGGCCGACGTGTACGTCTTCACTATTCGCTTCCGCCGAATCGACCAGCGCCGATAGCACGTCGTAGTCCGGCACGGCGGGGTACTCGACTGCTTCGTAGCGCTTCGAGGTCCCCTCGTTCTTCGCGGCGCCGGTCGCGACGATCATGTCGCCGATCTCGATCCCCGACTGGAGGGCCCCGGTCGTCCCGACGCGGATGACCGTCTCGACGCCGACGTTCGCCAGTTCCTCGATCGCGATCGCGGCCGACGGACAGCCGATTCCCGTCGAACAGATCGTCAGCGCTCGCCCCTCGTAGGTGGCGTTGACGACCTT
This region of Halosolutus amylolyticus genomic DNA includes:
- a CDS encoding nucleoside phosphorylase; protein product: MATQPHLLVDDGDVADIALIPGDPGRVDRIAGHCDEAETIAQNREYKVVNATYEGRALTICSTGIGCPSAAIAIEELANVGVETVIRVGTTGALQSGIEIGDMIVATGAAKNEGTSKRYEAVEYPAVPDYDVLSALVDSAEANSEDVHVGPIASDDAYYAETDEYVADWEEAGLLSVEMEAAAVFSLARRRGLRAGAICTVDGNLVEGTQKGTDTEDDELPEKAKNNVGRAIDISLAAATEL